The uncultured Campylobacter sp. sequence TAATTTTCCCACTTACTCATATCCATTTCGTTTTCGCTCTTTGCGACGTAGATCGACGCCACAACATCGCCCGTTACGTTCATCGAGGTTCGCCCCATATCCAAAATCGCATCAATGCCCAAAATCATTCCGTAAGCGATCGCTACGTTACCGCTTACCTTGACGCCGATAGATTCGAGCACTAAAAGCAGCATCAGCGCACCAGCTCCCGGAACTCCGGCAGTTCCGATCGCCGCAAGCATCGAAGTGATGATGATCGTGAGGTAGTGGCTGCTATTTAGATCGATACCGCAAGCATTAGCGATAAAGAGCGTGCACACGCCCAAATACACGGTCGTGCCGTTCATATTCACCGTAGCACCCACGGGCAAAACAAAGCCGTAGATCGCCTTTGGAATTCCCATATCTTCGGCGGTTTGCATCGTAATCGGAAGCGTGCCGTTGGAGCTGCGGGTAACAAAAGCCGTAAGCATCGGCGGACGCACTTTTTTAAGGAATTTAATCGGGCTAACTCCGATAAGCATACAAATAACACAATAAACCGCAAATACTTGAATCGCAAGTCCTACGTATAGGGTAATCGTGACATTTAATAGCGAGCTGAAAGCCTCGATACCGCTTTTATTAAACACTACAAACATTAGCGCAAAAACGCCAATTGGTGCGTATTGCATTACCCAGTGCACGACCTTAAACATAATCTCGCTCATTCCGTCGAAAAAATTATAAACCGTATCAGCGGAATTTTTAATACGAGCATCACTACTGTCGCGACAAAACGCAAGCCCTACGCCAAGAAATAAGCAAAACGCGATGATCGGCAAAATTTCGCCCTTGGCTATGGAATCAAAAGGATTCGTAGGAATTATATTAAGCAAAATTTTACTCATACTAGGCGCGTTCGCTGCCTTTTCGACGGCCTTGGACGCATCGCTTAGATCAAGCCCGCTACCTGGAGAAAATACAAACGCACACGCTAGGCCGATGACGATCGCAAAAAGCGTAGTTATAGCGTAAAATATGATCGCCTTAACGCCTACTTTGCCCAGGTGCGCGGGCGAGATACTGCTCGTGCCCACGATGAGCGAGCAGATGATGATAGGCACCATAATCATCTTTAAAAGCCTCACAAAAAGATCTCCCAAAGGCGTTAAAATCGCCACCCACGTGGTATCACCCACCGGCATATTTTTAGGTAGTAACATACCAATCGCAGAGCCCAACACTAAAGCGATAATGATGCGCCAAAGCAAGCTTGAGTTAAAATAAAAAGCTAAAATTCCGCCTTTTTTCGTTTGATTTTCTGACATGGACATCTCCCTGCACTAAGAATTTTAACGGAATTCTACTGCAACTTGCCATAAAATAAAATTTAATCGGTCGCCAAATGAAAGTTAAATTTGAAAATTCAATCGCGAGCTTAACCAAATTTTAAAGCTGAAATTCTGCGGCAGGCTTTGTCTTTTGAAGTTATGAAGCGGAATTTCAAAGGAAAAACGACGCTTGAAATTTTATGGAATTTGCGGATTTTGATGCAGTGAAAAGCCGAAATTTTGTGGTG is a genomic window containing:
- a CDS encoding dicarboxylate/amino acid:cation symporter, encoding MSENQTKKGGILAFYFNSSLLWRIIIALVLGSAIGMLLPKNMPVGDTTWVAILTPLGDLFVRLLKMIMVPIIICSLIVGTSSISPAHLGKVGVKAIIFYAITTLFAIVIGLACAFVFSPGSGLDLSDASKAVEKAANAPSMSKILLNIIPTNPFDSIAKGEILPIIAFCLFLGVGLAFCRDSSDARIKNSADTVYNFFDGMSEIMFKVVHWVMQYAPIGVFALMFVVFNKSGIEAFSSLLNVTITLYVGLAIQVFAVYCVICMLIGVSPIKFLKKVRPPMLTAFVTRSSNGTLPITMQTAEDMGIPKAIYGFVLPVGATVNMNGTTVYLGVCTLFIANACGIDLNSSHYLTIIITSMLAAIGTAGVPGAGALMLLLVLESIGVKVSGNVAIAYGMILGIDAILDMGRTSMNVTGDVVASIYVAKSENEMDMSKWEN